One Gimesia aquarii DNA segment encodes these proteins:
- a CDS encoding vWA domain-containing protein — MAQNYGVIWQFYCWVASYRKVCWRLGLVEGVKLRDLKLNKFLEFLFGIQSSSWTEGGHWSAQWVGLPSGDWMLLLILAMLVLSVGGWWLYKRDAQQVPLLRRTLLYTIRISIVFLVIAMLLEPILVLSKEEKIPSHLLVLLDTSHSMSLKDAWKDEAKATEVSRKLGMSADTDTLRNMNRIELTKKLINESFLKSLSAEGTRTVHLHEFSDKFNPESLKLSEEWNAAGNATAIASSLRQALLSYTGMPLSGVLLVSDGQSTAGEPPEEVLQMLSDEGVPLVTVGVGTTDGPRNVAISQVEVSPVVFVQDTNQLTIHIESRGMESEPATLLIEQRRNGGPWQEFSREDIVLNLEGSLQPRNYEFSETKTGKLEFRAKIMDAGPEISQDDNLASAEVRVIRQRLNVLFIAGSTFPEVQFLRNTFLRDRQINLSSWLMAADKTYEHPGDLPIRRLPVTQAELNDYDCVILYDPDPTQWPVNFPELLSNFVTKAGGGLVYIAGEMQTAQMFDRQSDPSLGWLNLLPVIREPGLFRSQVQIRLSARSPWKLDVTDQGFQDPIFTFSSDRQANEEVLNNLPGMYWHFPVTKAKPGATVLAVHADPRMRNEYGQEVLIASQRVGPGWSIFIGFDSTYRWRYLDEQFFDGFWARVIDRAGRSKQLGGNYPFRLSTPQATYQPGSQAKIIARFLDESQMEPGLQRLYGDVERGDDQPIPLTLTAGNKAGEFSATFPVPQPGTYFVRVWLGDEAAGATVKTATLPIKVEFPNKELENPALDEAFLQTMAVSTGGRVYQLSEANEIVDAFKIKQVSRLLEQRQEIWDAPLFYILIFGLLVTEWIMRKWCRLI; from the coding sequence ATGGCACAGAATTATGGCGTTATCTGGCAGTTCTATTGCTGGGTTGCCTCATATCGGAAAGTATGCTGGCGACTTGGATTGGTCGAAGGCGTTAAACTGAGAGATTTAAAATTGAATAAGTTTCTGGAATTTTTATTTGGCATTCAGTCTTCGTCCTGGACCGAAGGAGGACACTGGTCCGCCCAATGGGTCGGTCTTCCTTCAGGTGACTGGATGCTGCTCTTGATATTGGCAATGTTAGTGCTATCTGTCGGTGGCTGGTGGCTTTATAAACGTGATGCACAGCAAGTTCCACTCCTTCGCCGCACTCTGCTTTATACCATTCGCATTTCGATTGTCTTCTTAGTGATTGCAATGTTGCTGGAACCGATACTGGTGCTAAGCAAAGAGGAAAAAATCCCTTCGCATTTGTTGGTCCTGTTGGACACCTCACATTCGATGTCGTTAAAAGACGCGTGGAAAGACGAAGCAAAAGCGACTGAAGTGTCACGTAAGTTGGGAATGTCTGCAGACACAGATACGTTGCGAAATATGAATCGAATAGAACTCACTAAGAAACTGATTAATGAGTCATTTCTCAAATCGCTTTCTGCGGAGGGAACACGCACAGTTCATTTGCACGAATTTTCAGATAAGTTTAATCCCGAATCATTGAAACTTTCTGAGGAATGGAATGCTGCTGGCAATGCCACTGCGATAGCCAGTTCACTCAGACAGGCACTGTTGTCCTATACGGGAATGCCTTTATCGGGCGTCCTATTGGTAAGCGATGGACAGTCGACAGCTGGTGAGCCTCCCGAAGAAGTATTGCAGATGTTGTCAGACGAAGGAGTTCCCCTTGTGACTGTTGGTGTCGGAACCACCGATGGTCCCAGGAACGTGGCAATTAGTCAGGTGGAAGTGAGCCCGGTCGTTTTTGTACAAGATACAAATCAGTTGACGATTCACATTGAGTCACGGGGAATGGAGTCAGAGCCAGCGACTTTATTAATTGAACAACGCAGAAATGGTGGTCCCTGGCAGGAATTTTCACGCGAAGACATCGTGTTGAACTTGGAAGGATCGTTACAGCCTCGAAATTATGAATTTAGTGAGACAAAAACAGGGAAACTCGAATTTCGTGCTAAGATCATGGACGCGGGGCCGGAAATCTCACAGGATGATAATCTCGCATCTGCTGAAGTACGTGTGATCCGCCAGCGATTGAATGTACTGTTTATTGCCGGTTCTACCTTTCCGGAAGTTCAATTTTTACGCAATACGTTTCTCCGAGATCGACAGATCAATTTATCATCCTGGCTGATGGCTGCTGACAAAACATATGAACATCCAGGCGATTTACCCATTCGTCGTTTGCCGGTCACTCAGGCAGAGCTCAACGATTATGACTGTGTGATCTTGTACGATCCTGATCCCACGCAGTGGCCAGTAAATTTCCCAGAATTATTAAGTAATTTTGTCACGAAAGCAGGCGGAGGTCTTGTTTATATCGCAGGAGAAATGCAGACAGCACAAATGTTTGATCGTCAATCGGATCCTTCTTTAGGCTGGTTGAATCTACTGCCTGTGATCCGAGAACCGGGGCTGTTCCGTTCTCAGGTACAAATTCGCTTGAGTGCCCGCTCTCCCTGGAAATTAGATGTGACCGATCAGGGATTTCAGGATCCCATATTTACATTTTCTAGTGATCGTCAAGCAAACGAAGAAGTTTTAAATAACCTGCCTGGTATGTATTGGCATTTTCCTGTCACAAAAGCAAAACCCGGGGCAACCGTACTAGCTGTTCACGCAGATCCCCGTATGCGGAATGAATATGGTCAGGAAGTGTTGATTGCCTCACAGCGTGTGGGACCTGGTTGGTCAATTTTTATTGGCTTTGACAGTACCTATCGTTGGCGTTATCTGGACGAACAGTTTTTTGATGGATTCTGGGCACGTGTGATTGATCGAGCTGGCCGCAGCAAACAACTGGGTGGAAATTACCCGTTTCGACTTTCGACACCTCAGGCAACGTATCAGCCCGGCAGTCAGGCGAAGATCATTGCCCGTTTTCTGGATGAATCACAAATGGAGCCTGGCCTGCAAAGATTGTATGGTGATGTCGAACGGGGTGATGATCAGCCAATTCCTTTGACATTAACCGCGGGAAACAAAGCTGGCGAATTTTCTGCAACCTTTCCGGTACCTCAGCCTGGAACATATTTTGTCCGAGTCTGGTTAGGAGACGAAGCCGCTGGAGCAACAGTAAAAACTGCTACGCTTCCGATTAAAGTGGAATTTCCCAATAAAGAGCTGGAGAACCCCGCATTGGATGAAGCATTTTTACA
- a CDS encoding BatA domain-containing protein, which translates to MHFLAPLLLAGTVLATAPIIIHLLNRRRFIRVDWAPMEYLKLTLKTNKRRLRIEQWLLLALRTLAVLALFLAVARPISSGTNLAGFLSVEGRASRVIVIDDSLSMSYQNSDQSAFERAKNAARQVLNQLGPQDSVSVVLASNPSQPLVRMAHLEENESNKVISRINELSNCQMGSQWISTLEDIDRQLQESTFPVKEVIVISDLWAAGWTLEVRDLFDRWSQEQVTVRFIDIGEEPAGNRVLHSLESESRIALVDQEFKLTAVIQNAGEEPLKSGQALLTVDGNVTPVTLPEIPADKTVNVPVSVRFDQAGQHVVTLSIPADKLLEDNTQRKIINVRQMVDVVLVDGEPGLNPFEGETDFLALALSAGNSNWQVTQAESSNWKSQLMTAPDLIVLANVDQLSKERVQELEELVSLGTGLMIFAGDQLDLELYNERLFKGGRGLLPAQIDKIRDLQTQGLVIEPIADSPIETLKSLTPELLSRVRPRRFADVSLDPGTDQQQVRVLARWNDAQQSPAVLEKRFGEGRVIFWTITADKSWSDWPAEASFVLAMRVAAQQIAADIQRGENLIAGEPINYELETVTVPQSGDLNWLDREASSLEITFGNIDETKTMLSSPAIRFSGVAEATWQTPQLGEQSQKFAINANVEDSLQKKLNEQALQQFLGRMPLKLIRYQGKEMDLSTDGTELWRYLAVLLLGCLISESMLATWIGRRR; encoded by the coding sequence ATGCATTTTCTGGCCCCTTTATTATTGGCGGGAACGGTTTTAGCAACTGCTCCCATCATTATTCACCTGTTAAACCGGCGACGGTTTATTCGCGTGGATTGGGCGCCGATGGAATATCTGAAGCTGACATTAAAGACAAATAAACGTCGATTGCGAATCGAACAATGGCTCTTGTTGGCTCTCCGGACGTTAGCTGTGCTCGCGCTGTTTTTGGCTGTCGCTCGTCCGATCAGTTCAGGAACGAATTTAGCTGGCTTCTTATCAGTAGAAGGTCGTGCCAGTCGTGTGATTGTGATTGATGATTCACTCAGTATGTCTTATCAAAATAGTGATCAATCTGCCTTTGAGCGAGCAAAAAACGCAGCACGGCAAGTGTTGAATCAATTAGGTCCACAGGACTCTGTTTCCGTCGTCCTGGCGTCAAATCCAAGCCAACCCCTGGTTCGCATGGCACACTTGGAAGAAAACGAGAGTAACAAAGTGATCTCACGGATCAACGAGCTATCAAATTGCCAGATGGGCAGCCAGTGGATCTCAACATTGGAAGATATTGATCGTCAATTGCAGGAATCCACGTTTCCTGTCAAAGAAGTCATTGTCATCTCAGATTTATGGGCCGCTGGCTGGACTTTGGAAGTACGCGACTTATTTGATCGCTGGTCGCAGGAGCAAGTCACCGTAAGATTTATTGATATTGGAGAAGAACCTGCTGGAAATCGAGTATTACACTCTTTGGAATCAGAAAGTCGTATTGCACTGGTAGATCAAGAATTCAAATTAACGGCGGTGATCCAAAATGCGGGTGAAGAACCACTCAAGTCAGGTCAGGCGCTTTTAACCGTGGATGGTAATGTCACTCCCGTAACATTACCGGAAATCCCTGCTGATAAAACAGTCAATGTCCCTGTCAGCGTACGTTTTGATCAGGCTGGACAGCATGTCGTGACTCTTAGCATTCCCGCCGATAAGTTACTGGAGGACAACACGCAACGAAAAATTATCAATGTGCGCCAAATGGTTGATGTTGTGCTAGTCGATGGCGAACCCGGACTGAATCCATTTGAAGGTGAGACCGATTTTCTGGCATTGGCTCTTTCTGCAGGGAATTCAAATTGGCAAGTGACTCAAGCAGAAAGTTCGAATTGGAAGTCACAGCTGATGACTGCACCAGACTTGATCGTACTGGCAAATGTCGATCAATTGTCGAAAGAACGCGTGCAGGAATTGGAAGAGCTGGTTTCACTAGGTACAGGGTTGATGATCTTTGCCGGTGATCAACTCGATCTGGAGCTTTACAACGAACGGCTCTTCAAAGGCGGCAGAGGACTGTTGCCAGCTCAAATTGATAAAATACGAGATTTACAAACACAGGGACTGGTCATCGAACCGATTGCCGATTCACCAATTGAAACCTTAAAAAGTTTGACACCAGAACTTTTGAGCAGAGTACGTCCGCGTCGTTTTGCTGATGTTTCTCTCGACCCAGGTACAGACCAGCAACAAGTGCGGGTTCTGGCGCGCTGGAACGATGCGCAACAATCTCCAGCTGTGCTTGAAAAACGCTTTGGTGAAGGCCGTGTTATCTTCTGGACGATCACAGCTGACAAAAGCTGGAGCGATTGGCCAGCGGAAGCCAGCTTTGTTTTGGCTATGCGTGTGGCAGCACAACAGATTGCCGCGGATATTCAGCGTGGTGAAAACCTGATTGCTGGGGAGCCTATTAATTACGAATTGGAAACGGTCACAGTACCTCAATCAGGGGACTTAAATTGGCTAGACAGAGAGGCAAGTTCACTCGAAATTACATTTGGAAACATCGATGAAACAAAAACGATGTTAAGCTCTCCCGCTATTCGATTTTCAGGAGTAGCTGAAGCGACATGGCAGACGCCACAACTTGGTGAACAGTCACAGAAATTTGCTATCAACGCCAATGTAGAAGATTCGCTTCAAAAGAAATTAAATGAGCAGGCATTACAACAGTTTTTAGGACGAATGCCCTTAAAGCTGATCCGTTATCAGGGGAAAGAGATGGATCTTTCTACTGATGGCACAGAATTATGGCGTTATCTGGCAGTTCTATTGCTGGGTTGCCTCATATCGGAAAGTATGCTGGCGACTTGGATTGGTCGAAGGCGTTAA
- a CDS encoding DUF58 domain-containing protein — MDSLKEYLNPEIVGRIAGIGFKTRQPVEGTIAGLHRSPLHGLSPEFADYRSYTPGDDLKNLDWKAYARSDRFYIKRFEEESNLRAVFIIDSSKSMAYGAPAFSKYDCAATLAVSLSAVLLKQRDAVGLAILNDQVQEDLRTGGTPSHLAKFIEVLQRVQLAGETDIGPAVSQVADQIHRRGVVIVLSDLLTPLDPFYESLGKLQYAGHEVIVVHILHRDELEMPFKDSVIFRDIEGEEEIFAEPWAFHKAYQAAMEQFIQESRQRCQYCGIDYLQVLTDENLGAVLSNYLHNRQYAPSKTHRGRMSSLGSSIRTESQSESNSEQSPAPETKTL, encoded by the coding sequence ATGGACAGTTTGAAAGAATACTTAAATCCTGAAATCGTCGGCCGAATCGCTGGAATTGGTTTTAAGACACGACAACCGGTCGAAGGTACGATCGCTGGTCTCCATCGGAGTCCTCTGCATGGTCTTTCCCCTGAATTTGCCGATTATCGAAGCTATACCCCTGGCGATGATTTGAAAAATCTGGATTGGAAAGCATATGCAAGATCTGATCGATTCTATATTAAACGCTTTGAAGAAGAATCGAATTTGCGTGCAGTCTTTATTATCGATTCTTCAAAATCGATGGCTTATGGTGCACCTGCCTTTTCAAAATACGATTGTGCCGCCACGCTTGCTGTTTCACTTTCAGCAGTCTTATTAAAACAGAGGGATGCTGTTGGGTTGGCGATTTTGAATGATCAGGTTCAGGAAGATTTACGAACGGGAGGAACCCCCTCACATCTTGCAAAATTTATTGAAGTATTACAGCGAGTCCAATTGGCAGGAGAAACTGATATTGGCCCCGCTGTCTCGCAGGTCGCCGACCAGATCCATCGGCGGGGTGTGGTGATTGTCCTCTCTGACCTTTTGACTCCTTTAGACCCATTTTACGAATCTTTAGGCAAGCTTCAATATGCAGGGCATGAAGTGATTGTCGTACACATTCTACACCGGGATGAATTAGAAATGCCTTTCAAAGACTCTGTGATTTTTCGAGATATTGAAGGCGAAGAAGAAATTTTTGCGGAACCCTGGGCGTTTCATAAGGCATATCAGGCTGCTATGGAGCAATTCATTCAGGAATCACGACAACGTTGTCAATATTGTGGAATTGATTACTTGCAGGTTTTGACAGATGAGAATCTGGGGGCTGTGCTTAGTAACTATTTACACAACCGTCAGTATGCACCGTCAAAAACACATCGTGGGAGAATGTCATCACTTGGGAGTTCAATACGTACGGAATCACAAAGCGAAAGTAATTCAGAACAATCCCCTGCCCCGGAAACGAAAACACTTTAG
- a CDS encoding AAA family ATPase, giving the protein MVALEKLKVAQERIREQIRTVVIGQDDVVEQLLVSILAGGHCILEGVPGLAKTLLVSTLAKSLSLEFGRIQFTPDLMPADITGTDVIYEDRETGSREFKFIEGPIFTNLLLADEINRTPPKTQAALLQGMQEKNISAGTKHYQLPRPFFVLATQNPIEQEGTYPLPEAQLDRFLMKIIVEYPTRDEERLIYKTVTGDDLVEPEATLTGEEVLELQHLIRRVPISDFLVDYTMDLIRATRCDSEDAPEFINRWVLWGAGPRGGQSLILAAKARAALYGRPEVSVEDLQAVSKSVLRHRIVLSYNAESEGQTADTVIEKLIEETPLHHSEAGKDGQFERILKS; this is encoded by the coding sequence ATGGTAGCTTTGGAAAAGCTCAAAGTTGCCCAGGAACGAATTCGCGAGCAGATCCGGACCGTTGTCATAGGTCAGGACGATGTGGTTGAACAACTATTAGTCAGTATTTTAGCTGGTGGCCATTGTATTCTGGAAGGAGTACCAGGACTGGCAAAAACATTGCTGGTTTCGACATTGGCTAAAAGTCTTTCACTGGAGTTTGGGCGTATTCAGTTTACTCCTGACCTGATGCCAGCTGATATCACCGGAACGGATGTGATTTATGAAGACCGGGAAACTGGTAGCCGTGAATTCAAATTTATTGAAGGTCCGATTTTTACAAACCTTTTATTAGCAGATGAAATCAATCGGACACCTCCCAAGACTCAGGCTGCTTTGCTACAGGGAATGCAGGAAAAAAATATTTCGGCGGGGACAAAGCATTATCAACTTCCTCGTCCATTTTTTGTATTGGCAACACAAAACCCGATTGAGCAAGAAGGTACTTATCCTCTACCCGAAGCACAATTAGACCGTTTTCTGATGAAAATCATTGTTGAATATCCTACGCGTGACGAAGAACGTTTAATCTACAAAACAGTAACTGGAGACGATTTAGTAGAGCCCGAAGCAACTTTAACAGGTGAAGAAGTACTGGAACTGCAGCATTTGATCCGACGTGTGCCTATCAGTGATTTTCTAGTGGATTACACAATGGACCTGATCCGGGCAACGCGTTGTGATAGTGAAGATGCTCCCGAGTTTATTAATCGTTGGGTTCTTTGGGGCGCAGGCCCTCGTGGTGGTCAGTCTTTAATTTTAGCTGCCAAAGCGCGAGCCGCCTTGTACGGACGGCCTGAAGTTTCCGTCGAAGATTTACAGGCGGTATCAAAATCCGTTTTACGGCACAGAATCGTGTTATCTTATAACGCGGAATCAGAAGGCCAAACAGCAGATACGGTAATCGAAAAATTGATTGAGGAAACACCGTTACATCACAGCGAGGCAGGAAAGGATGGACAGTTTGAAAGAATACTTAAATCCTGA
- a CDS encoding prenyltransferase/squalene oxidase repeat-containing protein yields MRLIQQAAIHFLCMLFLCVPALLKAEELLPRHITPAAVKSIKRGLDYLAKQQTAGGSFQTTQDGSTYPVSMTSLAGIAFLANGNTTSRGPYADQVRKATEYVLSQAQDSGLIAAGSENGRPMYGHGFSLLFLSSVFGMETDAKVRARIAKVVKDGIQLTSSGQSHLGGWIYTPGGGDEGSVTVTQMQGLRAAHNAGFTVPKGTIQNAVRYLELCQTPEGGIRYSYHSGNDTRLPISAAAITCLYSAGEYESPLAEECMEYVYGQFKNRKNGFQSGHYFYLNLYAAQAFYQAGDEYWNAYFPGQRDSLVKSQVSNGSWNGDGVGPIFGTSVALIVMQLPYKYLPIYQR; encoded by the coding sequence ATGCGACTGATTCAGCAAGCAGCAATCCATTTCCTATGTATGCTTTTTCTTTGTGTTCCTGCTTTATTAAAAGCCGAAGAACTTTTACCTCGTCATATAACACCTGCTGCTGTGAAATCGATTAAACGTGGTTTGGACTATTTAGCCAAGCAGCAAACTGCAGGAGGAAGTTTCCAAACCACTCAAGATGGCAGTACATATCCAGTTTCGATGACCTCATTGGCAGGCATTGCTTTTTTGGCTAATGGAAATACGACAAGCCGTGGCCCTTATGCGGATCAAGTACGAAAAGCGACAGAATACGTTTTAAGTCAAGCTCAGGACAGTGGTTTAATAGCCGCTGGTTCAGAAAATGGTCGTCCCATGTATGGGCATGGTTTTTCACTGTTATTTCTTTCCAGTGTGTTTGGCATGGAGACGGATGCTAAAGTTCGTGCACGAATTGCCAAAGTCGTGAAAGACGGAATCCAGTTAACATCCTCAGGTCAAAGTCATTTAGGGGGTTGGATCTATACACCCGGAGGGGGTGATGAAGGAAGTGTTACCGTGACACAAATGCAGGGGCTCCGGGCAGCCCACAATGCGGGATTCACAGTACCCAAAGGAACGATTCAAAATGCCGTCCGGTATCTGGAACTTTGTCAAACACCGGAAGGAGGGATTCGTTATTCCTATCATTCCGGAAACGATACGCGATTACCGATTTCGGCGGCCGCAATCACCTGCCTCTATTCTGCTGGCGAGTATGAATCTCCTTTAGCTGAAGAATGTATGGAATATGTCTATGGGCAATTCAAGAATCGAAAAAATGGTTTTCAGTCCGGTCATTATTTTTATTTGAACCTTTACGCCGCTCAAGCGTTTTATCAGGCAGGTGATGAATACTGGAATGCCTATTTTCCGGGTCAGCGGGACAGTCTGGTTAAGTCGCAAGTATCAAACGGAAGCTGGAATGGAGATGGAGTCGGGCCAATTTTCGGGACCAGTGTGGCCTTAATCGTTATGCAACTACCCTACAAATATTTACCGATTTATCAACGTTGA
- a CDS encoding SIMPL domain-containing protein, whose amino-acid sequence MSGMSILNQRFTALNLVLFLCCGADVLTVSADEANGITVVGMGSIEAKPSVVELTGMVIGQGQLAGDAVTKYHGNRRRAETAFKNLNIPGLEIVEEGMSLYSSLNASQMQAMMRGMAVNNTQSQQLSVSEMIKIRLTGIDKLSSQELLETIVKIIDSGKDAGVIIGNDTTPTIPGQYNPSKARNTMATFKVTNVGKLKEEAYQKAVQDAKTQAEKLAKLTGVKLGKVVSINGDGGVPKSSSVVYYPGYSRSSMTANTGKNDEQPSSLLKSIPISVAVRVTFSIE is encoded by the coding sequence ATGAGCGGCATGTCCATCTTGAATCAACGTTTTACAGCTCTCAATCTGGTTTTGTTCTTATGCTGTGGTGCAGATGTGCTTACAGTCTCTGCAGACGAAGCAAACGGTATTACCGTTGTCGGCATGGGCAGTATTGAGGCGAAACCTTCCGTTGTGGAGCTAACTGGAATGGTCATTGGGCAAGGTCAATTAGCAGGCGATGCGGTAACAAAATATCATGGAAATCGTCGTAGAGCAGAGACTGCTTTCAAAAATTTAAATATTCCAGGGCTCGAAATTGTTGAAGAAGGAATGTCTCTCTATTCTTCTTTAAATGCAAGTCAGATGCAGGCAATGATGCGTGGAATGGCTGTGAATAATACACAGTCTCAACAACTTTCCGTTTCGGAAATGATAAAAATTCGTTTAACGGGAATTGATAAATTAAGCTCGCAAGAACTGTTGGAAACGATTGTCAAGATTATCGATTCAGGTAAGGATGCAGGGGTGATTATCGGAAACGATACAACGCCGACTATACCTGGACAGTATAATCCATCCAAAGCCAGAAATACGATGGCGACTTTCAAAGTCACGAATGTAGGAAAGTTGAAAGAAGAAGCCTATCAGAAAGCGGTTCAAGATGCCAAAACGCAAGCAGAAAAACTTGCCAAACTGACGGGGGTCAAATTAGGAAAAGTCGTTTCGATTAATGGAGATGGCGGCGTTCCGAAAAGTTCATCTGTAGTTTATTACCCTGGTTATAGTCGTAGTTCCATGACTGCAAACACCGGAAAAAATGATGAACAGCCCTCTTCGCTTTTAAAAAGCATCCCAATTTCAGTAGCAGTGCGTGTGACTTTTTCAATTGAATAA
- a CDS encoding PQQ-binding-like beta-propeller repeat protein, with amino-acid sequence MLRMSAHFNFFQLKSVCSHLFTCVALCASLSMEKPLCAQIIFAQPVAAAEAITVGDVGTSPHKMPGFSISVDEKKLNLLDDYERYIRHQMWEKALSTLKELAETKSTSPLLPTTDGFLVDAEHRIWLAITSLPAEGREAFRLFFDGKANKQFEEISSESGFFDPKVISKAKNIYSQYFLTSVGDDVAELLGNDAFERGEFALAAHYWKSILDHHPDSNLPEIDLNVKLALALIRSHQLELADANIQLIAQQFPDKKIMMGGRSIDPVSYLQSLITEKPVKSRNSVEQPDTSFALLKQSVNLQQTKSKPKWKLSFLDKSVVQAIMNSQSNYYGRRKSYITFVPPMAVDSKRAYFNFYGVCFGVDLQSGKLVWRNSKFQTLGTHFNNYSFHQSTCLQQYHISVSSDYVLATMIPQKEMNHYRARYRLMAYHKETGKELWTSNIGNESFISKPLVDGDHIYIISHTQNNKLLTLNSLSLKTGKKEWSIPLGTVVAGTSSSGMPLMPVPILQKKGDNLLVLTNNGALFEIAIPSKTVNWVFRYPYKASQQNQNYYYAAIKEEIELHTNGQMIRDQGLVYFKEAGANEVFALDLVAKKVIWKRPVKVSAQIVGIDQNNVYLLSKELEAIDRKTHQLNWSVSLPIAAGGLSALIAPKEVLVFTSRGIFEISKTNGDINRIYRGSDLTSLGGAIDFCNDLVICVSNQSVTAYPVASKLSPDNSDTEKSVP; translated from the coding sequence ATGTTACGTATGAGTGCGCACTTTAATTTCTTTCAGCTAAAATCGGTCTGCTCCCATCTTTTTACCTGCGTGGCACTTTGTGCTTCATTATCGATGGAGAAACCACTTTGCGCCCAAATTATTTTTGCACAACCAGTAGCAGCAGCAGAAGCCATCACTGTAGGCGATGTTGGCACTTCTCCCCATAAGATGCCGGGCTTTAGTATCTCAGTGGATGAAAAGAAACTGAATCTGCTTGATGATTACGAGCGATATATACGGCATCAGATGTGGGAAAAGGCATTGTCCACATTGAAAGAATTGGCCGAAACAAAGTCAACTTCACCTCTACTACCAACCACTGATGGTTTTTTAGTCGATGCAGAACATCGTATCTGGTTGGCGATCACATCATTACCAGCAGAAGGTCGTGAAGCCTTTCGTCTATTTTTTGATGGCAAGGCCAATAAGCAGTTTGAGGAAATATCGTCGGAAAGCGGATTTTTCGATCCCAAGGTCATTAGCAAGGCTAAGAACATCTATTCACAATACTTTTTGACATCGGTCGGAGATGATGTTGCTGAGTTGTTGGGAAATGATGCATTTGAACGCGGAGAATTTGCTCTGGCGGCACACTATTGGAAGTCAATTTTGGATCACCATCCCGATAGCAATCTGCCTGAAATTGATTTGAATGTCAAATTAGCGTTAGCTTTGATTCGAAGCCATCAACTTGAACTCGCAGATGCGAACATACAATTAATCGCACAACAGTTCCCTGATAAAAAAATTATGATGGGAGGAAGATCGATAGATCCAGTCAGTTACTTGCAGTCGCTGATTACTGAAAAGCCAGTGAAATCTCGGAATTCAGTTGAGCAGCCTGACACAAGTTTTGCTTTATTAAAGCAATCTGTGAATCTACAGCAGACAAAAAGTAAACCAAAATGGAAATTGTCTTTTCTGGATAAGAGTGTTGTGCAGGCCATCATGAATTCTCAGTCGAACTATTATGGCAGAAGGAAATCATATATCACTTTTGTTCCACCCATGGCAGTCGATTCAAAACGAGCCTACTTCAATTTTTATGGCGTTTGTTTTGGCGTCGATCTTCAGTCAGGAAAACTGGTTTGGCGAAATTCAAAGTTTCAAACCCTGGGAACTCATTTCAATAATTATAGTTTTCATCAATCGACTTGTTTACAGCAATATCATATCAGTGTTAGTAGTGACTATGTTTTAGCTACAATGATTCCTCAAAAAGAAATGAATCACTATCGCGCGCGATATCGATTAATGGCCTACCATAAAGAAACCGGTAAAGAATTATGGACCTCGAACATTGGTAATGAAAGTTTTATTTCGAAACCACTTGTTGACGGAGACCATATTTATATTATTTCTCATACCCAAAATAACAAGTTACTTACTTTAAACAGTCTTTCTTTAAAAACTGGTAAAAAAGAGTGGTCGATTCCTCTAGGAACTGTTGTTGCAGGTACTTCGTCTAGCGGGATGCCTCTGATGCCAGTTCCAATTTTACAAAAAAAGGGTGACAACTTATTGGTGCTGACGAACAATGGAGCCTTATTTGAGATTGCGATTCCCAGTAAAACTGTGAATTGGGTATTCCGCTATCCATATAAGGCGAGTCAACAGAATCAAAACTATTATTATGCTGCTATCAAAGAAGAAATAGAATTGCACACTAACGGTCAGATGATTCGCGATCAGGGGCTGGTTTATTTCAAAGAAGCAGGAGCAAATGAAGTATTTGCATTAGACTTGGTTGCAAAAAAAGTAATTTGGAAGCGACCTGTCAAAGTCTCAGCTCAGATTGTGGGAATTGATCAAAACAATGTCTATCTTTTATCAAAAGAGTTAGAAGCCATTGACCGCAAAACACATCAGCTAAACTGGTCTGTTTCACTTCCGATTGCGGCGGGTGGATTAAGCGCACTCATTGCTCCAAAAGAAGTGCTAGTATTTACAAGTCGCGGAATTTTTGAAATTTCAAAGACAAATGGAGACATCAATCGTATCTATCGAGGAAGTGATTTGACGTCTCTTGGAGGTGCCATTGATTTTTGTAATGACTTAGTGATTTGTGTTTCGAATCAGTCAGTCACCGCATACCCAGTCGCCTCGAAACTATCTCCTGATAATTCTGACACTGAAAAGTCAGTTCCTTGA